The sequence below is a genomic window from Patescibacteria group bacterium.
CGGCCTTGGGTTACGTTAGCTTCATTGCTTTCTTCAAGCGCCTCTTTCAGGGCGTACAAAGTGCCGGGGTCGCTCCAGCCCATATCGGTTTTCAAAATTACGGCCTTGCTCAAATCAATTTTTTCCAGAATCGCTTCATCAAAATGGACAGCTTCCGCCTGCTCATAATTTCCCTTCTTTACGCTTTCATATATTTGCGGGGATAAATTTTCATACTGTTTCAGCAAAAATTCCACCGAGGTTATAAAATAGCCGGGATTCCAGGAATACTGCCCGGACTCATACATCCGCTTGCATTCTCCGATTTCCGGCCTGTACTTCCAGCCGGCAAAGCGGAAAAAGCCATTTCCTTCAATTTCTCCCGCCTTGTCTCCGATTTTCATCCAGCCCAGATTATTGTTGGCGAACCGGGGCTTCTCGGCCAGAAACACCAAACGGCCGGGGTCTTGGCTTATTAGTTTTTCTCCCAATTGCAGATTGCGGGTGAAATCTTTTTCTCTCTCCAATAAGTGGTCGGACCAAAGGATGGCTACCGGCCCGGAAAAACCCCGTTTTTCCATCTCCGTCATGGCCAAGCAGACTGCCGGACCCAAATTCCGCCGCGCCGGCTCAATTATAATATTTTCCGCGGGCAAATCGGGAATTTGCCGCCTGACAATATCCCTGTAATTTTCTACGGTCTGGATAAAAACATTGGCCAGTCCGAAAACAGGCGCCACCCGGCCCACGGCCAATTCCAATGTTGACTTGCCGGAAAAAATTCTGTCAAATTGTTTCGGCGAATTCTGCCGCGACAAGGGCCAAAGCCTGGTGCCGATGCCGCCGGCAAAAATAATCAGCTTCATAATTCTTTTTTAATCTTTAACCAGGGGCACAAAAATAAACCCCGGAAATATTTTTTTCTTAAATTTGTCTTTGCCAGTTTTGTCAACCGCCACCATATTCTGGGCTTCAAATTGCCTGCCCACCGGAATAACCAACCGGCCCCCGACTTTTAACTGCGCCAATAACGCCTCCGGAATTTCCTCGGCCGCGGCCGCCACTATAATCTTATCAAAAGGAGATAAATCGGGCAAACCTTCGCTTCCGTCTGAACAAAAAATTTGCACAATGCCCTTTTTTATAAAATCATATTTGGATACATTTTTTTCCGCCCTTTCTTCCAACTCCTTTATTCTTTCAACTCCGTAAACTTTTCCTGCCTCGCCAACAATCCGGGCCAACAAAGCGCAAGTCCAGCCCGAACCGCTCCCCACATCAAGAATTTTTTCCCCTTTTTGGGGCCGCAGCAATTCCAGCATGAAGGCCACAGTGGCCGGCTGGGAAATAGTCTGGCCAAATCCGAGAGAAATCGGCGCGTTTATTTCCGCCTCTTCTTCGCTTCCGGAAACTAAAAAATCTCTCCGCCTGACTTTTTGAAAAGCCTCTATTATGGTCGGAGTTTTTAAATAGCCGGTTTTAATCAAATCATCAACCAAAGACATAGAAATATTATAATACACGAATTAAAGAACGGCAAGGAGGAGAAAACAAAAATTCAAGCTGCTGTATTATTGGTAAAACAAGAAGAATAAATCCTAAATCCTAATTTCTTCATGCCAGAGGCAGATCAGCCTCGGGTTGAAAATCCTAAACAAATCACAATTACCAAAATCCAAATGCTCAAAACTAATGTTTTGAATTTTGATAATTTGAATTTAGGATTTGTTTAGAGTTTAGGATTTAGTGCTTAGAATTTAGAATCTAAGTTATATGTTTGAGTCATCTAAATAAAAATCTCAATTTTTTATTTTTCCATCCTTGCTTTTTTTCGCTATCTATGCTATAATAGTAATATAAGCTTAAAAAGCTTTATTTGGGGTTGACAAAAACAAAAATAAAGATAAAAATAAAAAATGCTGAATAAAAATAAAACTTCCCCTTTTTGTCGGGAAAAAACTTATTATTTAAGATATTTAGGATCTCTAACAGTAATTCTTTTAGGGATTTTTTTGTGGCCAAAAACCGCCTATCTTTCCTCTATCACTCCGGAAAAAATCATTGAACTCACCAACCGGGAAAGAACGGAAAATAATCTTGGCCCTTTGACCGTTAACGAACTCCTGGCCAAGGCGGCGGCTGAAAAAGCCCTGGCCATCCTGGCCAGCGGCCGGTTCCAGCATAATATCGGGGAGAAAAAATTTTCCGAATGGATAAAAGAAACCGGCTATAAATATTCTTATGTCGGCGAAAATTTAGCGGTTGATTTTATCACGAGCGAGGGCGTGCTGGCCGCCTGGCTGGCTTCGCCCTCCCACAAAAAAAACATTTTAAATTCTTATTACCGGGAAATCGGGGTGGCTGCCGCCCGGGGAAATTTTGACGGCCAAGATACGACTTTGGTGGTGCAAATTTTCGGCGCCCCGCCCTTGGGCGTTTCCCAACCGCGGATAGCCGGGGAAGAATTGGGAAATTACCTTATCGGCCATAATTTAAACTCCCCTCTTTTTCTCCCCTCGTCCCTGAATTCCCTTCCCGCGGAAAAATTTCTAACCTATTCCCTGGGAAATAAATCAGCTTTTTCTAATTCTTTCCTTGAAACAAATAATTATTACCAAATGGATTACTGGGAAAATAGCGGCCAAAGCCGGCTGAACAATTTTTTTGCTCGGTATAACCTGCTGAATATAATGAAATATTTTAATATCGCCTCGTCGGTCCTGCTCCTTCTTTTTGTCTTCTATCTTTATTTTCTCTGCTTTTCCGACTTGGCCAGGCTTGCTTAGATAAATCCCTCCCCTTACCGGCGGAGAAGCATTTAAATTTTACTCCTTTCAAAAACCCCGCTCTTCTCAAAGGGCGGGGTTTTTATATTTTTTAATTCTCTGCCTGCGCCGGCGCTTGTTGCATCTGCTGAATTTGCTCCGGCGTCGGCCCCATAGTCTGCGGAGCTTGCTGCCGTATCTGCTCCTGCTTTATTCTTTCTATCTCTTCAGCGCTCGGAGGGGCCTGCATCTGGCCGGACGCCTCCTGCCTTGCGGGGTCAATCTCTTTTAACTCCAACGGCGCGTTAATCTCTTTCGGCGCCAACTCCCGCCTCATTCTGTTTTCAACCTCCTCGCGATTGGGGATATCCGCCGGCAGGCTCTCTAATATTTGCTGCTCCGCCTGCTTTTTTTGGATCATAACCCCCACTTGCTCTCTTATTATCTTTTCCGCCCGCTCTCTTATTTCCGAAGTCGGCTGTCCGCCCGATGATTCAATCAAACTGCCGACATTTTCATTAAATACTTTTTCCATTTCCTGCCGGTTGATTTCTCCGCCGGCTTCCCGGCTTATTTGCTCCATAAACTTATTTTTTTCAATTTCTTTCTGCTGGCCTACAATTCTGTTTGTTATTTTCGCTTTCGCTTCCGGGCCGATCTGGTCTTTGAATTTTTCCATGCCAACGGCTTCCAATTTTTCCAAAACCGCCTGCATTTCTTCCGGATCGCTTATCTTTTCTATTCCCTCTTCAATTTTTTTCGTCTGGGCGTCTATTAAATTTTTTACCAGCCCGGGGTTAACTTTTTTCAAAGTTTCCGCCACGGACGGATATTTTTCCAGAATCTCATTATATTTATTGGCGATTTCCACCACCCGGCTCGGGTCGGCCGCTTTCTCAAAGGCCTGCGCCACCTTATCCACTTGCTCTTTGTTTATTTTTTCTATCAGCCCCGGCCTTACGCTCGCGATCAGGGATTGGGCTTCCGGCGAATCGTCAATCTGCGCCCTCAAATCAATCAGCTTCTCCAGATTTTCTTCGTTTGCCAGCCTCTCTTCCACCCTTTCCAACTGCTTTTTCACCAGAGTTTCAAATTTCAGAGCCACGCCGGCCGGCAAATTTTTTCTGATAGCCGCGATTACTTCTATGTCTTTCGGGCTGTCAGATGACAATCTTTCCAGTAATTTTTCGCTGTTCTCGGCATTGTCAACAATGTCGGAAAAAATTTCAAAAGCCTTGTTTCTCACCGCTTTCATGGTTTCTTGCTGTTCCGGCGTAAATTTCGCCTGCAACTGGTCAAGGATAACAAAACTCTTCGCGTCCGGCACTCCGTCTTTTATCAAAAAATTTATTTTGTCGTCAACGGATTCAATCTCGCTGATTTTTTCCACCGCCCGGTTCAGGGCCCTTTCCCGCGCTTGGTTCAATTCTTCCTTTACTTCGCTGTAATCCGGCAAGGCGTCTGACATTTGCTCCAAAACCCTTAATTTGTCAATGTCTCCGGAAGCGATGTCTTCCACCAATTGTCGCGAAGACG
It includes:
- a CDS encoding CAP domain-containing protein yields the protein MLNKNKTSPFCREKTYYLRYLGSLTVILLGIFLWPKTAYLSSITPEKIIELTNRERTENNLGPLTVNELLAKAAAEKALAILASGRFQHNIGEKKFSEWIKETGYKYSYVGENLAVDFITSEGVLAAWLASPSHKKNILNSYYREIGVAAARGNFDGQDTTLVVQIFGAPPLGVSQPRIAGEELGNYLIGHNLNSPLFLPSSLNSLPAEKFLTYSLGNKSAFSNSFLETNNYYQMDYWENSGQSRLNNFFARYNLLNIMKYFNIASSVLLLLFVFYLYFLCFSDLARLA
- a CDS encoding sugar phosphate nucleotidyltransferase produces the protein MKLIIFAGGIGTRLWPLSRQNSPKQFDRIFSGKSTLELAVGRVAPVFGLANVFIQTVENYRDIVRRQIPDLPAENIIIEPARRNLGPAVCLAMTEMEKRGFSGPVAILWSDHLLEREKDFTRNLQLGEKLISQDPGRLVFLAEKPRFANNNLGWMKIGDKAGEIEGNGFFRFAGWKYRPEIGECKRMYESGQYSWNPGYFITSVEFLLKQYENLSPQIYESVKKGNYEQAEAVHFDEAILEKIDLSKAVILKTDMGWSDPGTLYALKEALEESNEANVTQGRVTTLNVRDSLLYNLEKDKIMAVLGVDGMVVVNTPDALIVIPKDEVVNITKLINKMKEEGLEKYL
- the pcm gene encoding protein-L-isoaspartate O-methyltransferase, which produces MSLVDDLIKTGYLKTPTIIEAFQKVRRRDFLVSGSEEEAEINAPISLGFGQTISQPATVAFMLELLRPQKGEKILDVGSGSGWTCALLARIVGEAGKVYGVERIKELEERAEKNVSKYDFIKKGIVQIFCSDGSEGLPDLSPFDKIIVAAAAEEIPEALLAQLKVGGRLVIPVGRQFEAQNMVAVDKTGKDKFKKKIFPGFIFVPLVKD
- a CDS encoding DUF5667 domain-containing protein, which codes for MPKLKTILRLAAIFSLALTLNLGAALAQDDSVAAEEIFAGDIKAPAAESTAAEEDNALSAEILGVEAPSLLPTSPFYFFKEIGRGLGNVFAFSAENKAERRMEQAAERLAEAKAMIAEASSDNNRANKKITNSLIKYQKDIAKAEASLGKIKEDSDAYNNLMDKAVDKYSAFAKVMAVDEDLALDIDKDIVQEIYKSKEIVLDNLAGIIDKLPDPEKLTEVLQNQAGSDFKEFRNLEVLGELQGKLPEQAAEAVKQAQEKIRARMEEKLAAAADGKTGEDFANYVIALKGNQVEHMAILDELGKSENLPDEVAAGFRKAKDAVAINFSKKMINHPSSRQLVEDIASGDIDKLRVLEQMSDALPDYSEVKEELNQARERALNRAVEKISEIESVDDKINFLIKDGVPDAKSFVILDQLQAKFTPEQQETMKAVRNKAFEIFSDIVDNAENSEKLLERLSSDSPKDIEVIAAIRKNLPAGVALKFETLVKKQLERVEERLANEENLEKLIDLRAQIDDSPEAQSLIASVRPGLIEKINKEQVDKVAQAFEKAADPSRVVEIANKYNEILEKYPSVAETLKKVNPGLVKNLIDAQTKKIEEGIEKISDPEEMQAVLEKLEAVGMEKFKDQIGPEAKAKITNRIVGQQKEIEKNKFMEQISREAGGEINRQEMEKVFNENVGSLIESSGGQPTSEIRERAEKIIREQVGVMIQKKQAEQQILESLPADIPNREEVENRMRRELAPKEINAPLELKEIDPARQEASGQMQAPPSAEEIERIKQEQIRQQAPQTMGPTPEQIQQMQQAPAQAEN